GGACGATAGCGTTTTGGGCGAAAATTGGTTGGAGAAAAAAGAATTTCATTCTATAAAAAGGATATTATCAGATGCTTCAAAAGGACTCTCTTTCCGCACTATTGAAAACGATGTGATTCTCGAGCGGCTGCAAAAAATCATTACCCAAAAACCACTAGAAAAACTACTTGCCTTACTTCTACTTTTAGAAGAACTAAGCAAAATAAAAGAGGTGGAAACCCTTAGTTCAGACGGTTTTGTACCTAATCTAAACAGTAAAGCAAATGACCGAATAAATCTGATTTATAATTATATACAAGAAAATTACAATCAGAAAATTCGTCTGAATGAAATTGCCGATTTAGTGCACATGAATGAAGAAACCTTTTGTCGCTTTTTCAAAAAAAACTTAGGAAAGTCATTTTTCACTTTCGTGAATGAGTACCGCATCAATTTAATTTGCAAACAACTAATTGAAACCAAAAAACAGGTAAGCGAAATTGCCTATGAATGTGGGTATGAAAGTTTGCCTTTTTTTTATCGTCAGTTTCAAAAATTCATGAAATGCTCGCCTTTAGTATTTAGAAAAAAATACCATCTAGAGGATGTCGGCACTACTATTGAAATATAGAAAATATAAAAAAAGATTATAACATATAGAAACATAGATTTTATTTCGAAAAATTTCAGGAAAGTTTGCTAGAAGTTTTTTAAAAAAATATCTTTATCGATTAATCCCAAAATCAAAAAAATGAAAAAAATTAACCTACTACTTTTTGCATCCTTTTTACTGGCGCTTACCTCTTGCAGTTCGTCAGATGATGCTACTGCAGAAACAAATGCCAACTTGATTGTAAAATTAAAATTTGATGAAAATCAGGTTCGATTAGACAACTTAGGAAACCCTTCGGTTATAGCACAAGGAAATGCGGCACAAACACCTATAATGAATGAAATGAGTGCTCACTATTTAGAACTATCCCCTACTGCGAATACTTTAATAGGACAAGGTGAAGTTATTTACAAAGGTGAAGAAACAACCAAGGAGGTGAAAAAGCTATTGATTTTAGCAAAGAAAATTTTGTGAAAGACGAAGAAATGTTTTTAAAAATCCCTTTAAAAGATATTAAAAAGGGAAATTATGAGTGGCTTCGTATATCTGCTTCTTATCAAAATGGAAAAGTAAAAGCACTTTACAATGATGCCGAATACGATGCAATATTGACAAGCTTTTTAGGTTATAACACTTATATTGATAATTATACCATAAATGGTAAAAACGTAGTTATAAAAGCTAATAAACTACAATGTTATTGGGGTTTTGAAGCTTTATGGACTGTTATTGATGGTCAAGCACCAGCAGGAGCCATAACGGTTCCAAACCCAATTTACCAAACTTCTCCAATTCCAGAAGGTTCTTGCGTCCTGACAAGTAAATTTGATAAAGCTTTAGCTATTACAGTAAATGAGACAAAAGATGTAACGATTACTATTTCATTTTCTATAAACAATAGCTTTGAATGGAACGAAGTAAATGTTGATGGAAAATATGAACCTGCAGCGGGAGAAATTCCAGTAGATATGGGGTAACGAGGTCCTAAGTTAGCTGTGGATTAAAACCGAAAAAAGCATTATAAAAAATACATAAGAAAGCTGAAAAATTTCGCTCGTTTTGATTAGCATCTTTTTTCTAGCTTATAAAAAAACGCTTATAGTAGGATTTTAAAGTTCCTCTGTCAGCGTTTTTGTTTTTTCAACTATATTTACTTTTAAATTCAATCTGAGTGCTCCTTTTAGATTTCATCTTTTCTTGAAGCAATTTTCTATTCATAATATTATAAAGTGGAAATCGTTAGTCTTAATTATTTTTATCATTCTCAAAACCAGTAGCTCTAGGGTTTTGAATTTGACTTTCATATCTCTTTCCATCTTCGCCTGTAAACTCTTTGAAATAATGATAGTAAGAACCATAACCTCCATTATCATTTTCTTCTTTTAAACGCAGTTTTTGCCATTCATTGAAATATTTTGTGGCTTCTTTTTGGTCGCCTATTAAAAAGAAATAATCATTTTTAGAGATTACTTTTCCTAATTTATCAGTCAGTTCCAGATTGACAAAGAACTTTGACTTTACCGTTTTCAGTACTTTTTCATTTATAGGAAAAAACGATTTGGCACTATTTTCCTCAATTTTTGACACTTCAAAATTTTTGGTTGAAATCACCGCACCCGAGTCATCTTTCATTTCAAACTTCACCTTACAGTCTTTATATTCTTTATAAAAATCATTAATGATCCAAATATTTCCAATAAAAGCTTCTTTAGTATCCCAACGGCGTTTTTTGAATTCAAAATTTACCAATAAGGGCTGATAAGCCTTTTGAACAAAATAATAGGAGTTTTTTGGTTTTCTGTAATTATCTACAATCGCCCATTTCATATCAGGACCATAAGTGATATAATGGCACAATGCAATACCACTTAAACTTGGTTTGTCACGTCGGAAATGTTCGATTCCGTTTTGGAAAATAATTCCTTGTGCATCTTGCGTTGCATTGACAAACTCTTCCAACGAACCTTTCATTTCACTATTAAAGACATCCCAGTTTTGCATACGCAAATGCGTCAAATCGGCCCAGTGGTGACCCCAGCTCAATCCCGGAGGCCACATTTCATTTTCAGGAATAAATTTTTTCAAACTCTCTACCGATGGCACAGAGGTAA
The sequence above is a segment of the Flavobacterium sp. genome. Coding sequences within it:
- a CDS encoding AraC family transcriptional regulator — protein: MKALFEKVPSSVESSFNAFVYEAENFETPWHFHPEYELTYIVKGEGTRFVGNSVQEFKKRDFVLLGTNLPHYWKNHDNLKGGVQSIVLQWDDSVLGENWLEKKEFHSIKRILSDASKGLSFRTIENDVILERLQKIITQKPLEKLLALLLLLEELSKIKEVETLSSDGFVPNLNSKANDRINLIYNYIQENYNQKIRLNEIADLVHMNEETFCRFFKKNLGKSFFTFVNEYRINLICKQLIETKKQVSEIAYECGYESLPFFYRQFQKFMKCSPLVFRKKYHLEDVGTTIEI